CAAAGCATTTGTGAGAAGCTGAAAATCGCCTTGTAGAAAGTTGCCAATCGATTCTCCGCCCCCAGCCACCAGCCTGCAGAAGTTGGAgctttttgaacatctttttcaCAATCTAGTGCTGACTTAATTGCATAATGACTTTCTATTTCACTGGTATTCGAAGCTTTCCTAAGCTTTGGAAGAGCAACTCATACCTTGGGCCAAGTTCAAGTCACTTttacctttctctctttctcaaagACTGTTATGGCATCAGGAATCAAGAGAAGTGGTTTTCTGTTAAAACGATGTCTGCACAAAATACCAAAGCAATGAACCTGCTGATTGCCAAGGTCAGATGTGTCAGGAAACTAGATGAGGGTAGTAATAAGCAAGTTTCTGCTGATTCTTCTCACATGTTTGCAGCTGGAGCGGCTAAGAAGAGATCACAGATGAATCCTTCTAGTAAAGCTCCTGTCTTGCCACCTGTGAAGAACATTATTCAGCTCCCGACAAAACCTTTGAATTCAGAGGAGTGGGATAAACTTAAGGAAGAGTTCAAAGAAAAGGCTAACTTTGAAAATTGGATTATTTTGCAGATGGTTAAAAGCCATAGCTCTCTAGATGTGGCCAAATCTGTGCTGGCCTGGGTAGCTACAAAAAACAATGGTATTGTAGGTTATGATTTACTGGTCAAGTATTTGTATCTCTGTGTTTTTCATAAGCAGACATCAGAAATTATTGATGTCTATGAAATCATGAAAGCCAGATACAAGCGTTTAGAATCTGGAGCCTACACTCTTCTCATTCGGGGGTTAATGTATACAGACAGATGGAGAGAGGCCTTGCTGCTGTTAGAGGACCTCAAAAAAGTCATGATTCCTTCAAAAAAGAACTATGATAACTGTATTCAGGGAGCCCTGTTTCATCAAGATGTAAATGTAGCTTGGAATTTGTATCAGGAGTTGTTAAGTCATGATATTGTTCCTATGTTGGAAACTTTAAAAGCCTTCTTTGATTTTGGAAAAGACATGAAAGATGATCAATATTCAAACAAACTGCACAGTATTCTTTTGTATCTAAGAAATAATCAACTTTATCCTGGGGAGTCATTTGCACACAGTATAAAAACATGGTTTGAGAGGTAATTTTGATTTctgtttatatgtgtatttttattttaatactgaTACCTAAAAGtagcttcttcctttttttttttaattagttgctgAGGATTGTTCTATTCAGATTATACTTTTTTCTCTTAGTAAGATTGTTTCCCCTTTAagatagttttctttctctttgaaaaaCCTGTTGTGATAATCTCTGCTCATCATATAAAAGGGAGATTATAGAACACttgttgtttttatgtattttttccttttagaaggTTCATCTGGTTTCTGAATTGTCTAGTATATGAGTATTTATAAATAGCACTTGTGGCTGGAGTTCAtagcaagaaaactggaactgTCTTTGGGTCAAATTACTATTTTCAGAAGTTCTTCTGAAACCTAATTGTGATTGTTATAATGTATATAATGCACGTATATATTCTCTTTACTGTCTGCATTTCACCAAGTTGAGTAGTTAGAGCAGAGGGAGGGATCCTGCTTAAACCTCATATgcgttaaaaaagaaaatcttcatccgTCCTGGTTTTGATCATACCATATTTGACTACTCTCTCCAAAactctctcctttgctttccttcATGTTATCAGCTTGATGATGGTCTTTTGTTCTTCATTACTTTactgctaatttgcttcaggCGTTTTCCTACAggttctttcctttcatctctgtttttctcttgcttttctactGTATGTTATTTTTACAGAGCTTTGTGGTAGCAATCATGCCTAATTATCTTTCTTAccacatttattgaatatctgcAGAGGAACTAGATAGTGATAGTCTTTGAAGGCCAAggattttggattttattctgttaTCAAGAATGCTGGTCTTGGAgtagtttttaaaagatgatgccaaAGTAGTGAGAAAAGAAGATTGGAGAGGGATAAAGATTTGAAACAGGGAAATCTGTTTGGAGGCAATTGTAGATTTGAGTAAGGGATGATGAGATCTTGAATTAAGAactgagaaaggagagaaggcagTAGAATTGATAAGAATTgatgaggctttcctggtggctcagtggtaaagaatccgcctgccagtgctggaaacacgggttggatccctgatctggggagatcccactTGCCGCAGAGCGGctgagcccttgcaccacaactaacTAGAGCCtaggctctagagcctgtgagccgcaactactgatgttgcacactctagagcccatgctccacaacaagagacgccaccacagCGAGAAGTCCTTGCCCACTGCAACTAGCGAGTATCCCgtgctcactgcaactggagaaaagcccatgcagcatcgaagacccagaacaggctacccgcccccccaaaaaaaaagaattgatggtagtatatgaaagaggaaagaagaaaggatgttgattgagcaaataaatgaataagtagtTTTGAATGCCTCCAGTTTTAGACTCAGCACTGTGGGTGTTTTGTGATGTAAGATCTATTGTAATGGCATTCATGACCTAATTGGGACTGCAGTAGTAGACAGTTATCTAAGAGTGGTATATAAAATTTGATAGTGTAAGAGAGAGAATGACTCTGGGTCACGAACGATCTCTGGCAGCTTTATGGAGAAGGTTAGAgttgagttttttcttttaatttggctgtgctgggtcttagttgcagcatgtgggaactagttccctgaccagggatagaacctgggcctcctgcattgggagtgcagtcttagccacttgaccaccaaggaagtccctagagTTGAGTTTTGTGTAGAAGTTACAGCTTCTTTCTGGGTAGGTCCTGTGAAGATAAATTTAGACTTAAAGATGAGGGTCAGATGATGAGAGAAGCAGCAAAGAGAAGGAGATCCAGAGTAGTGTACCATCACTGTCTAAGCATCCACTCTTCTAATTGAACTGTTCTAAGAAAATATCCCAAACCTGATCAGAGCTCTTTCCTACAGTTAATATCTGTTCAGTAGGGATTTGACCCTCTGGTGATTtggttttgcaattttttttgtaGTATTCCTGGAGAACAATGGAAAGGACAATTCATCACAATCCAGCAAAGGTAAAgaccaatgttttatttttaatctgttcaGTTCAGGTTTAGTAGGTTGTGTTGCTACTGGTTAAAAAGAATTTAAGGACATCTTAATAATAGGATAGATTAAGTTACTTGGATTGCCAAAAAGGTCATATTTCACATTTGGAGAATTTGCAGTATCCAAAATAGTTTTCTTGGTAGGTGCTGTGAGCCTGGTGTGATTCCTCTGACATGTTTTCCCTATGAATTTGGGCCCCGTTGTGTTTTAAGAACGACCTTAAAAACTTTATCTGGAGGTCAGCAGTCtattcttttgggtttttctggGACACTAATTTGTTATATTGTCTGGGTTACaaaaaatgagatgtgtatgATAATCACAAAGGTTATGGTGTTCTTTTTCTAAATTACCTTCCAATTTTCTCATGTCCTAGAattattcattttagaaaaagtTCTTTCTCGGGACATTCTTTAACACATTCAATTGTAATTACAGTGGTCAATGTTTGGGCTGTGGAAAAACTGTAGAGTCGATTCACCTGAGTTCAGAAGAGTATGAATTTCTCAAGGAAAAAATAATGAGGGATGTGATAGATGGAGGTGACCAATACAAAAAGACGACACCTCAGGTGAGTCTGGGACAGGTCTTAACTTCATTCTTGGTTTGCTTGTCTGGAGCAGAGGttgacagtttttttctttaaaagactaGATAGTAAATGTTTTAGATTTTGTGGGCCGTAATGTCTCTG
The window above is part of the Dama dama isolate Ldn47 chromosome 13, ASM3311817v1, whole genome shotgun sequence genome. Proteins encoded here:
- the PRORP gene encoding mitochondrial ribonuclease P catalytic subunit — its product is MTFYFTGIRSFPKLWKSNSYLGPSSSHFYLSLFLKDCYGIRNQEKWFSVKTMSAQNTKAMNLLIAKVRCVRKLDEGSNKQVSADSSHMFAAGAAKKRSQMNPSSKAPVLPPVKNIIQLPTKPLNSEEWDKLKEEFKEKANFENWIILQMVKSHSSLDVAKSVLAWVATKNNGIVGYDLLVKYLYLCVFHKQTSEIIDVYEIMKARYKRLESGAYTLLIRGLMYTDRWREALLLLEDLKKVMIPSKKNYDNCIQGALFHQDVNVAWNLYQELLSHDIVPMLETLKAFFDFGKDMKDDQYSNKLHSILLYLRNNQLYPGESFAHSIKTWFESIPGEQWKGQFITIQQSGQCLGCGKTVESIHLSSEEYEFLKEKIMRDVIDGGDQYKKTTPQELKRFQNFVKCRPPFDVVIDGLNVAKMFPKARESQVLLNVVSHLAKQNLQVLVLGRKHMLTQNSRWKRVEMEKMQKQASFFFADNISEDDPFLLYATLHSGNHCKFITKDLMRDHKACLPDAKTQRLFFKWQQGHQLAIVSKHPGAKITFQHILSYDTVVQTTGDSWHIPYDDDLVERYSYEVPTKWLCLHRKT